The window AGAAAAAGGTACGTTGAACTTCAACTTCAAGCGTCTTGCAGACAAAGAGCTGGAGCCTAAAGGTGCACCGAAAACGATGATGTACCCCGTTGGAGTCCAAGCGGCCTACGATGCCACCAACCTCTATATTCGGTTGACCTTCAAAGCGCCCACTGGCGGTGCAGACAGCTCAGACAAAGAGAATGACGTCAAAGCCGCAATGATGTTCCCGGATTCGAAGGTTCCGCAGTCTGCGCAAGTGGGTTGCTGGGCCTCCTGTCACCTGGACGCGAGAACCATGCCCGGTGCCGATGAGAAAAAGACCAAGTACGTTAAAGAAGGTACTTACGAGC of the Candidatus Woesearchaeota archaeon genome contains:
- a CDS encoding ethylbenzene dehydrogenase-related protein, whose product is MKKTTVSMLLLGTLLTVGSQFAMAAPDWAKVPKRDINVFHPGTTPIEWVSKKSDHSGTAGLKKGETCVGCHEEKGTLNFNFKRLADKELEPKGAPKTMMYPVGVQAAYDATNLYIRLTFKAPTGGADSSDKENDVKAAMMFPDSKVPQSAQVGCWASCHLDARTMPGADEKKTKYVKEGTYE